The following proteins come from a genomic window of Nostoc sp. TCL26-01:
- a CDS encoding LCP family protein, with translation MIKQFQWSENQVAPQQIPDLNLEVGASQIQRVDNQSAELETQTQETANASRNVVESVSIIPNELYERLGLSMPRWLLWILTVVLGIVLSGLLVSTLALWTPLWSNLDRTDEELGMAGQGEQKMPLPGELWSKISQYQLSKPMNILIMGIEPVKGAVDGSPESFSGTSDTMLLVRLNPENKTIRVLSIPRDTMIAIPEKGLTKVSEANTQGGPVLAARVVSRTLNNARIDRYIRISTSGLKQLVDQLGGVEVFVPQAMAYQDLSHRSTVSLVNGWQNLNGEQAELFARFREEGLGDLPRVQRQQALVSALLQRLNSPTVLPRLPQLTRLMRKYFDTNLKTEEMMALVNFSVNVERDNFQMTMLPGTFSKFSKDPNSYWLNMTGQQNLLNNYVGVDVPGLKQDSRPVSQLKIAIQNASNQPQLTEKVIAYLKKKGFTNIYTAPDWPDTQRQTQIIIQKGDRQAGVNLQKLLGLGIVESKSTGELESDLTIRIGKDWK, from the coding sequence GTGATAAAACAGTTTCAATGGTCAGAAAATCAGGTCGCACCGCAACAGATACCGGATCTAAATTTAGAAGTAGGGGCTTCCCAAATTCAACGGGTAGATAATCAGTCCGCAGAACTAGAGACACAAACTCAGGAGACAGCCAACGCTTCTCGCAATGTGGTGGAGTCTGTCAGCATAATTCCCAACGAGCTTTACGAACGTTTGGGTTTATCTATGCCTCGCTGGCTACTGTGGATTTTGACAGTGGTTTTAGGCATCGTCCTATCGGGGCTATTAGTCTCCACCTTGGCGCTGTGGACTCCTCTATGGAGTAATTTAGACCGCACCGACGAAGAATTAGGGATGGCTGGGCAAGGTGAGCAGAAAATGCCCTTACCTGGAGAACTGTGGAGCAAGATTTCCCAGTATCAGCTATCCAAGCCGATGAATATTCTCATCATGGGCATTGAGCCAGTCAAAGGCGCTGTTGATGGTTCACCAGAAAGTTTTTCTGGCACTAGCGACACTATGCTGCTGGTAAGACTCAACCCTGAAAATAAAACCATCCGGGTGCTGTCAATTCCCAGAGACACTATGATTGCCATCCCCGAAAAGGGATTAACCAAGGTATCTGAAGCCAACACCCAAGGCGGGCCAGTATTGGCAGCTAGGGTAGTCAGCCGTACCTTAAACAATGCTCGCATTGACCGCTACATCCGTATTTCCACTAGTGGCTTAAAGCAATTAGTTGATCAGTTGGGTGGAGTGGAGGTTTTTGTCCCGCAAGCAATGGCATATCAAGACCTCAGTCATCGGTCAACAGTCAGTCTAGTTAATGGCTGGCAAAACCTCAACGGTGAACAGGCAGAACTATTTGCCCGGTTCCGGGAAGAAGGGTTAGGGGATCTACCAAGAGTACAACGACAACAAGCTTTAGTCTCCGCCTTGCTGCAACGGCTTAATAGTCCGACAGTCTTACCCAGATTGCCTCAATTAACCCGCTTGATGCGGAAATATTTTGATACAAATTTGAAGACAGAAGAAATGATGGCTTTGGTGAATTTTTCCGTCAATGTAGAACGGGATAATTTCCAAATGACCATGTTACCGGGAACATTCAGCAAGTTTAGTAAAGACCCAAATAGCTATTGGCTGAATATGACCGGACAACAAAATCTATTAAACAACTATGTTGGGGTAGATGTACCTGGTCTAAAACAAGATTCTCGACCAGTTTCTCAACTCAAAATTGCTATTCAAAATGCTTCCAATCAACCCCAGCTAACGGAAAAAGTTATTGCTTACTTGAAAAAGAAAGGCTTTACAAATATTTACACCGCCCCAGATTGGCCTGATACTCAACGTCAAACCCAAATTATTATCCAAAAAGGCGATCGCCAAGCAGGCGTTAACCTACAAAAATTATTAGGGCTAGGCATAGTTGAATCTAAATCTACAGGGGAGCTAGAATCTGACCTAACTATTAGAATTGGGAAAGATTGGAAATAG
- a CDS encoding ATP-binding cassette domain-containing protein translates to MSIIIAENLSKSYPVAIKEPGIRGTINHFFRRTYRSIDAVKDVSFAIAPGEVVGFLGPNGAGKTTTLKMLTGLIHPSAGTVKVAGHVPFLRQEAFLQKITLVMGQKQQLLWDLPALDSLKINAAVYDISDKEFHRRVGELTEMLALEGKLNQPVRKLSLGERMKAELLAALLHRPHVLFLDEPTLGLDVNAQVAVRDFLREYNQRYQATVLLTSHYMADITALCERVLLIHQGKLMYDGSLDGLLESFAPYREVHLELAEPLPLEKLQSYGDVQLLEGRSVCFMVQQEALTRTVTKMLTELEVIDLTVTEPPVEEVIGRVFQAGVV, encoded by the coding sequence ATGTCAATTATTATTGCCGAGAATCTGAGTAAATCTTATCCGGTAGCAATAAAAGAACCGGGAATTCGTGGGACAATTAACCACTTTTTCCGCCGTACCTACCGTTCAATTGATGCTGTAAAAGATGTTTCTTTTGCAATTGCACCTGGGGAAGTGGTGGGGTTTTTAGGGCCGAATGGTGCTGGTAAAACTACTACTTTGAAAATGCTTACAGGATTGATTCATCCTTCTGCTGGGACGGTGAAGGTAGCTGGACACGTGCCGTTTTTGCGTCAAGAGGCTTTTTTGCAAAAAATTACCTTGGTAATGGGGCAAAAGCAACAGTTGCTATGGGACTTACCAGCTTTGGATTCTTTGAAAATTAACGCGGCTGTTTACGATATTTCTGATAAAGAATTTCACCGTCGGGTTGGGGAATTAACAGAAATGCTGGCCTTGGAAGGTAAGCTAAACCAACCAGTGCGGAAGTTATCTTTGGGTGAACGGATGAAGGCTGAACTTTTAGCAGCACTTTTACACCGTCCTCATGTATTGTTTTTAGATGAGCCGACTTTGGGGTTAGATGTGAATGCTCAAGTGGCAGTGCGTGACTTTTTGCGTGAGTATAACCAGCGTTATCAAGCCACTGTTTTATTGACTAGTCATTACATGGCTGACATCACCGCTTTATGTGAACGGGTGCTGTTAATTCACCAAGGAAAGCTAATGTATGACGGTAGTTTAGATGGACTTTTAGAAAGTTTTGCACCTTATCGGGAAGTACATTTAGAATTAGCTGAACCTTTACCGTTAGAGAAACTGCAATCCTATGGGGATGTGCAACTTTTAGAAGGACGATCTGTTTGTTTTATGGTGCAGCAGGAGGCTTTGACAAGGACTGTGACGAAGATGTTAACGGAATTGGAGGTGATAGATTTAACGGTGACTGAGCCGCCGGTGGAGGAGGTGATTGGTAGGGTTTTTCAGGCTGGTGTTGTGTAA
- the purT gene encoding formate-dependent phosphoribosylglycinamide formyltransferase: MSNTIKLPQKLMLLGSGELGKEFVIAAQRLGNYVIAVDRYDNAPAMQVADCAEVISMLSADDLEAVVTKHKPDLIIPEIEAIRTEKLQEFAQRGITVIPTAAATNYTMNRDRIRELAHQELGIRTAKYGYAVTLAELVDISQAIGFPNVVKPVMSSSGKGQSVVLGKEEVETAWNYAIANSRGDSQKVIVEEFINFEIEITLLTIKQWNAPTIFCLPIGHRQERGDYQESWQPAAISQQQILQAQTIAKKVTDALGGAGIFGVEFFITKDEVIFSELSPRPHDTGMVTLISQNLNEFELHLRAILGLPIPHIELLGNSASAVILATEKLDAIVFTGVAEALAEKDVDIRLFGKPTAHPYRRMGVALAKADTVEQARAKATKAASKIKLHSLNQ, translated from the coding sequence ATGAGTAATACGATTAAACTACCCCAAAAACTAATGTTATTGGGGTCAGGTGAATTGGGCAAAGAATTTGTCATTGCGGCTCAACGTCTTGGTAACTATGTTATCGCTGTTGACCGTTATGACAATGCACCAGCAATGCAGGTGGCTGATTGTGCGGAAGTAATTTCTATGCTGAGTGCTGACGATTTAGAAGCGGTAGTTACTAAGCATAAACCTGATTTGATAATACCAGAAATTGAAGCAATTAGGACGGAAAAATTACAGGAATTCGCACAAAGAGGTATCACAGTTATTCCCACGGCGGCAGCGACAAACTACACCATGAATCGCGATCGCATTCGAGAATTAGCGCATCAAGAATTAGGCATTAGAACAGCGAAATATGGGTATGCTGTTACCTTAGCAGAATTGGTAGATATTTCTCAAGCGATCGGCTTTCCCAATGTCGTGAAACCTGTCATGTCTTCTTCAGGAAAAGGGCAATCTGTAGTATTAGGAAAAGAAGAAGTAGAGACAGCATGGAATTATGCGATCGCTAATTCTCGTGGTGACAGTCAAAAAGTCATAGTTGAAGAATTTATCAACTTTGAAATCGAGATTACGCTCCTCACCATTAAACAATGGAATGCCCCAACAATTTTCTGTCTTCCCATTGGACACAGACAAGAAAGAGGCGATTATCAAGAGTCTTGGCAACCCGCAGCTATTTCTCAACAGCAAATATTACAAGCACAAACCATTGCCAAAAAAGTCACTGATGCTCTAGGAGGAGCCGGAATTTTTGGTGTAGAATTCTTCATCACCAAAGACGAAGTTATATTTTCTGAACTTTCTCCTCGTCCTCATGATACAGGCATGGTGACATTAATTTCTCAAAATTTAAACGAATTTGAACTACACCTCAGAGCAATTTTAGGCTTACCCATTCCTCATATCGAACTACTCGGAAATTCAGCCAGCGCCGTGATTTTAGCCACCGAAAAATTGGATGCAATTGTCTTTACAGGCGTAGCAGAAGCATTAGCAGAGAAAGACGTAGATATCAGATTATTTGGTAAACCAACCGCCCATCCCTATCGTCGCATGGGAGTCGCCTTAGCAAAAGCCGATACTGTAGAACAAGCAAGAGCCAAAGCCACAAAAGCAGCCAGCAAAATTAAACTACATTCTTTAAATCAGTGA
- a CDS encoding pentapeptide repeat-containing protein, with translation MIMINPHTQDIRSNAIHFLEQSPSQRLQILQELGLGRYQFLSKIPLNDDNINCVIRFLQNPSQVKFPNLSGADLSGLKLDEVSLIRGNLSEANLQGTSLLNADLIFVNFTKADLRKADLRGATLNGTVWLDTLVDECQLGIGNGLTKQQRKDLQLRGAKFNYLADDN, from the coding sequence ATGATCATGATCAATCCTCATACCCAAGACATCCGATCTAACGCCATTCATTTTTTAGAACAGAGTCCATCACAACGCCTACAAATTCTCCAAGAATTAGGACTAGGTCGTTACCAGTTCTTATCTAAAATACCTCTGAATGACGATAACATCAACTGTGTAATCCGCTTTCTGCAAAATCCCTCTCAGGTAAAATTTCCCAATCTTTCCGGAGCCGATTTATCTGGGTTGAAATTAGACGAAGTGAGTTTAATTCGGGGCAATTTGTCAGAAGCAAACTTGCAAGGTACAAGTTTATTAAATGCCGACTTGATTTTTGTCAATTTCACCAAAGCCGATTTGCGTAAGGCAGATTTAAGAGGTGCAACCCTGAACGGAACTGTTTGGTTAGATACCCTGGTCGATGAATGTCAGTTGGGCATAGGGAATGGGTTGACAAAACAACAACGTAAAGATTTACAACTCCGGGGAGCTAAGTTTAACTATTTGGCAGATGATAATTAA
- a CDS encoding mannose-1-phosphate guanylyltransferase, whose product MSSSLFPVILAGGKGERFWPLSRQDRPKQFLSLDGSSRSLLQSTAERLITFAGGWNDLWVITSNQLGQGVQQQLPDLPSPNLLIEPQGRDTAAAVAWTSLEIQKRYGDDAIIGFFPSDHWIADLEAFERTLDAASQLAANTAAIVTLGIKPSFPSTGYGYIEQGEKFGSFNELPAYHVNRFTEKPNREIAETFLSTGRFSWNSGMFVFRAGVVLEELYAHAPEIIEPLVKHGVDIYPQLPKKSIDYALMERTNLAYVLPAEFGWDDLGDWNAIERLLKKPDAANVELATHVGLDTQGAIVYATNPEDVIVTIGLEDVVIVRDRNVTLIVNKERTQEIKQVLKTLQSDPRFNHLL is encoded by the coding sequence ATGAGTAGTTCATTGTTCCCAGTTATCCTGGCAGGTGGTAAAGGTGAACGTTTTTGGCCTCTCAGCCGCCAAGATCGACCCAAACAATTTTTAAGTCTTGATGGTAGCTCTAGAAGTTTATTGCAATCAACCGCCGAGCGACTAATTACATTCGCTGGAGGTTGGAATGACCTATGGGTAATCACCTCTAATCAGTTAGGTCAAGGAGTGCAACAACAATTACCCGATTTACCATCGCCAAATTTGTTGATTGAACCGCAGGGGAGAGACACCGCCGCCGCCGTTGCTTGGACAAGTCTGGAAATTCAAAAGCGTTATGGAGATGACGCGATTATCGGCTTTTTTCCCTCTGACCACTGGATAGCTGATTTAGAGGCGTTTGAACGCACTTTAGACGCGGCTAGCCAATTAGCGGCAAATACAGCTGCAATTGTCACTTTGGGGATCAAACCTAGCTTTCCATCAACCGGTTACGGCTACATTGAGCAAGGCGAAAAATTTGGTAGCTTTAATGAGTTGCCAGCTTATCACGTCAACCGCTTTACTGAAAAGCCCAACCGCGAAATAGCGGAAACTTTTCTATCTACAGGACGATTTAGCTGGAATAGCGGTATGTTTGTCTTCCGGGCAGGAGTTGTTCTAGAAGAACTATATGCCCATGCACCAGAAATCATCGAACCATTAGTTAAACATGGGGTTGACATTTATCCCCAGTTACCTAAAAAAAGTATAGACTACGCCCTCATGGAAAGGACTAATCTAGCATATGTTTTACCAGCAGAATTTGGGTGGGATGATTTAGGCGATTGGAATGCGATCGAGCGTTTATTAAAAAAACCAGATGCTGCCAATGTGGAATTAGCAACCCACGTAGGTTTAGATACACAAGGGGCAATTGTTTATGCTACTAATCCAGAGGATGTAATTGTTACTATTGGTTTAGAGGATGTGGTAATTGTGCGCGATCGCAATGTCACCCTGATCGTTAATAAAGAACGTACCCAAGAAATCAAGCAAGTCCTCAAAACCCTGCAAAGCGATCCCCGATTTAATCACCTACTATAA
- a CDS encoding ABC-2 family transporter protein, translating into MKKIIRKALTLLSVYYAYMVEYRAELILWVLSGSLPIILMGVWIKAAQGGRFGLSSVDFARYFLTVFIVRQISVVWVIWEFEKEVVEGKLSPRLLQPLDPVWHHVASHLSERVARTPFAVLIVGLFFILYPEAFWIPSVGQLFLFTLAAALAFVLRFVIQYTFAMFAFWTERANALENFWFLFYLFLSGLIAPLDVFPPQVKAIVLFTPFPYLIDFPSSLLVGLPVDITRGFLSLLAWILIFLGVNRLLWRAGLKRYSGMGA; encoded by the coding sequence ATGAAGAAGATTATTAGAAAGGCTTTGACTTTGCTTTCGGTTTACTATGCTTATATGGTTGAGTATCGGGCTGAGTTGATTTTGTGGGTTTTGTCTGGTTCTTTGCCAATTATTTTGATGGGGGTGTGGATTAAGGCGGCGCAGGGTGGGAGGTTTGGTTTATCGTCTGTGGATTTTGCTCGTTACTTTTTGACAGTTTTTATTGTTAGGCAAATCTCTGTAGTTTGGGTAATTTGGGAGTTTGAAAAGGAGGTAGTCGAAGGTAAATTATCGCCGCGATTGTTGCAACCTTTAGATCCAGTGTGGCATCATGTTGCATCTCATCTTTCGGAAAGGGTGGCGCGTACACCTTTTGCTGTGTTGATTGTCGGGCTATTTTTTATTTTGTATCCTGAAGCTTTTTGGATACCAAGTGTAGGGCAATTATTTTTATTTACTTTGGCTGCGGCGTTAGCTTTTGTTTTGCGGTTTGTGATTCAGTACACTTTCGCTATGTTTGCCTTTTGGACAGAGAGGGCTAACGCTTTAGAAAACTTCTGGTTTTTATTTTATTTATTTTTATCTGGTTTGATTGCCCCTTTAGATGTATTTCCTCCCCAGGTAAAAGCGATCGTTTTATTTACACCTTTTCCATATTTAATTGATTTTCCGTCAAGTTTGTTAGTGGGTTTACCTGTAGATATTACACGCGGTTTCTTATCACTATTGGCTTGGATATTAATTTTTTTAGGTGTCAATCGTTTGCTATGGCGTGCGGGTTTAAAAAGGTATTCAGGAATGGGAGCGTAA
- a CDS encoding serine/threonine-protein kinase, producing the protein MLAGKTLQGGKYTITQEIGRGGFGITFKATHHYLEQEVVMKTINERLRQHTDFAKFEQQFQDEARRLATCVHPHIVRVSDFFVEDGLPYMVMEYIPGDTLGDAYVLPGIPLPEETAIHYIRQIGAALQVVHNNGLLHRDVKPDNIILRQGTQEVILIDFGIAREFNSGVRQTHTGLVSEGYSPIEQYLTQAPRTPATDVYGLAATLYALLTGQVPLPSLLRDREQMPAPRELQPHLSAAVNQAIMRGMAVESRFRPQTVAEWLQLLPGSSFNLPPQALTTHAVPTIDLSVHLQEKSSGAKVSTGVKKPSPFKTLNLMAQKHSATRVLLGIGIALVAATAGFSATSLFSQLQPKSSSKPLFEKRPIEPLGGKTTIDSLNQESGNNTRQNSQTFSPSDTPVSNSRRRRRNSLESQTESAKTTTTSTDLSPQTSPGDSQRSNPEQPTLKNSPSPSLVEKLREIRSSRKITPQPSSETISPPTSIQNSPPVEKHSQPVVIPAVPPTESKNSDSSVIVPTVEVKQNSSSDSQSQTPSQKTEKSSENTSTDN; encoded by the coding sequence ATGTTAGCAGGTAAAACCTTACAGGGTGGAAAATATACCATCACCCAAGAAATAGGACGCGGTGGTTTTGGCATCACGTTTAAAGCTACGCATCATTACTTAGAACAAGAAGTAGTGATGAAAACTATTAACGAACGACTGCGACAACATACTGATTTTGCTAAGTTCGAGCAACAATTCCAAGATGAAGCGAGAAGATTAGCTACTTGTGTTCATCCTCATATTGTCAGAGTCAGCGACTTTTTTGTCGAAGATGGACTACCTTACATGGTGATGGAATACATTCCTGGAGACACTTTAGGAGATGCTTATGTCTTACCAGGGATACCCTTACCAGAAGAAACAGCAATTCATTACATCCGCCAAATTGGCGCAGCTTTACAAGTAGTCCACAACAATGGTTTGCTACACCGAGATGTGAAACCAGACAATATTATCCTGCGTCAAGGCACTCAGGAAGTCATACTGATTGATTTTGGCATTGCCCGCGAATTCAATAGTGGTGTCAGACAAACTCACACAGGTTTAGTCTCGGAAGGCTACTCTCCCATTGAACAATATCTAACTCAAGCACCACGTACACCCGCCACAGATGTGTATGGTTTAGCCGCAACATTGTATGCTCTATTGACAGGACAAGTGCCTTTACCATCATTATTGCGCGATCGCGAACAAATGCCAGCCCCCCGCGAACTGCAACCCCACCTCAGCGCCGCCGTCAATCAAGCCATCATGCGCGGAATGGCGGTAGAATCCCGCTTCCGTCCCCAAACAGTCGCTGAATGGCTACAACTCCTACCGGGTAGTAGTTTCAACCTTCCCCCGCAAGCTTTAACTACTCATGCAGTTCCCACCATTGATTTATCTGTACACCTGCAAGAAAAATCTTCAGGTGCAAAAGTCTCCACTGGTGTGAAAAAACCATCACCATTCAAAACCCTGAATTTAATGGCGCAAAAGCATAGCGCTACCAGAGTTTTATTAGGTATTGGTATAGCCTTAGTTGCAGCCACAGCAGGATTTAGCGCCACCAGCTTGTTTTCTCAACTCCAACCCAAATCATCTTCAAAACCCCTGTTTGAAAAGCGTCCCATCGAACCTTTAGGGGGAAAAACCACCATTGATTCTCTAAACCAGGAATCAGGGAATAACACCAGACAAAATTCTCAAACATTCTCCCCCAGCGACACCCCTGTTTCTAACTCTAGGAGACGCAGGCGTAATTCCCTTGAGTCACAAACCGAGTCAGCTAAAACCACCACTACTTCCACAGATTTATCTCCCCAAACCAGCCCAGGAGACTCACAGCGCTCAAATCCTGAGCAACCTACACTCAAAAATTCTCCTTCACCATCCCTGGTAGAAAAGCTTAGAGAAATCCGTTCCTCTCGTAAGATTACCCCTCAACCATCTTCAGAAACCATCTCACCACCCACTTCTATTCAAAACTCACCCCCAGTAGAAAAGCATTCCCAACCTGTAGTGATCCCAGCAGTACCCCCCACAGAGTCTAAAAATTCAGATTCTTCTGTGATAGTTCCTACAGTAGAAGTGAAGCAGAATTCATCTAGTGATAGTCAATCTCAAACACCATCCCAGAAAACTGAAAAGTCTTCCGAGAATACATCAACTGATAATTAA
- a CDS encoding AarF/ABC1/UbiB kinase family protein → MFLTQTVPRQREIIEVFLRNGWDYMRRLLTGGKADEPQLPTPAVLKNILIDLGPVYVKLGQLMSTRPDLLSAAYIEELSTLQDEVPPVPWAEIEIVIRKQLKRPLEETFSRVNPVPVAAGSIAQIHRATLMDGREVAMKVQRPGIDTTIAQDIALIQGIADLVARTDFGQNYEIKSIAEEFTKALEAELDFTREATFTDQLRRNLSRSRWFDPTQLVVAEIYWQLTTQKLLVMEWLDGMPILSASLISNNGKDPVAERKAVTTLLFRAFFQQLYVDGFFHADPHPGNIFYLNDGRVALLDCGMVGRLDPRTQQILTEMLLAIVDLDAGRCAQLTLQLADSAQPVILSRLENDYDRMLRKYHNVSLTEMNFSQVFYEILQVARNNKIRLPSNMGLYAKTIANLEGVAQTFNPEVNLFDEIQPLITDLFRRQLLGDNPVRSLLRTALDIKSLSLQSPRQIELLLDRVTSETLRWNLSLHGLDGVRRTMDDAANRLSFSILVGSLIMGAAIISTKAQTSQLSFLSSFLFAAASLLGLWLIISILRSGRLR, encoded by the coding sequence ATGTTCCTCACCCAAACTGTCCCCCGTCAAAGAGAAATTATTGAAGTTTTCCTCCGCAATGGTTGGGATTATATGCGGCGGCTACTCACAGGTGGTAAAGCTGATGAACCCCAGTTACCTACACCGGCGGTCTTAAAAAATATCCTGATAGATTTAGGGCCTGTTTATGTGAAACTCGGTCAGTTGATGTCTACCCGTCCTGATTTACTCAGCGCAGCTTATATTGAGGAACTTTCTACACTCCAAGATGAAGTTCCGCCTGTACCGTGGGCAGAAATTGAAATTGTCATTCGTAAACAGCTAAAACGCCCTCTGGAAGAAACTTTTAGCCGAGTCAATCCTGTACCTGTAGCGGCGGGATCAATTGCTCAAATTCATCGTGCCACATTAATGGATGGTCGGGAAGTGGCGATGAAGGTGCAAAGACCGGGGATCGATACAACAATCGCTCAAGATATTGCTTTAATTCAAGGGATTGCCGATTTGGTGGCGCGTACCGATTTTGGGCAAAATTATGAAATCAAATCTATTGCAGAAGAATTCACTAAAGCTTTAGAAGCTGAATTAGACTTTACACGAGAAGCGACATTTACCGACCAACTGCGGCGGAATTTGTCACGTAGTCGCTGGTTTGATCCCACTCAACTGGTAGTGGCAGAGATTTACTGGCAATTGACGACTCAAAAGTTACTGGTGATGGAATGGTTAGATGGAATGCCTATACTGTCAGCAAGTTTGATTAGTAACAATGGTAAAGATCCGGTAGCCGAACGTAAAGCCGTGACGACGTTGTTATTTCGGGCTTTTTTCCAGCAGTTATATGTTGATGGCTTTTTTCATGCTGATCCCCATCCGGGCAATATCTTTTATCTCAACGATGGTCGTGTTGCCCTATTAGATTGTGGCATGGTGGGGAGACTTGATCCCCGGACTCAACAGATATTAACAGAAATGCTGTTGGCGATCGTAGATTTGGATGCGGGGAGATGCGCCCAATTAACTTTGCAACTAGCAGATTCTGCTCAACCAGTGATTTTATCTCGTTTAGAGAATGACTATGACCGGATGCTCCGGAAGTATCATAATGTCAGCTTGACAGAGATGAATTTTAGTCAAGTATTTTATGAAATCTTACAAGTTGCCCGGAATAATAAAATTCGCCTCCCCAGCAATATGGGCTTGTACGCGAAAACTATAGCGAACTTGGAAGGGGTAGCCCAGACATTTAACCCAGAGGTAAATTTATTTGACGAAATTCAACCATTAATTACAGATTTGTTTCGACGGCAACTGTTGGGGGATAATCCAGTGCGATCGCTCCTCAGAACAGCCCTAGATATTAAGAGTCTGTCTTTACAATCTCCCCGGCAAATCGAACTGCTATTAGATAGGGTGACATCAGAAACCCTACGCTGGAATCTCTCACTACATGGTTTAGATGGTGTGCGGCGGACAATGGACGATGCTGCTAACCGCTTGTCTTTTAGTATTTTAGTGGGTTCACTGATTATGGGGGCAGCAATTATTTCTACCAAAGCTCAGACAAGTCAGTTGTCTTTTTTGAGTAGTTTTCTCTTTGCTGCCGCAAGCTTGTTGGGATTGTGGTTGATTATTAGTATATTGCGATCGGGTCGTTTGCGATAA
- a CDS encoding putative signal transducing protein: MNKIVNNWVTVATFSNYIDANLAKQLLESQGIQCYLANESLVNLAWHLTVAVGWIKLQVNPQDIDLAKTLLTADNFEVQTSVDESLPDDEADDLETPSWADKTADRAFRAAVISLIVIFLPIQLYSLWLLLQLLVARQQLSQNRQLKVIVALLIDLLNLLILWQIFF, translated from the coding sequence GTGAACAAAATAGTTAATAATTGGGTGACAGTGGCTACTTTTAGTAATTACATTGATGCTAATTTAGCCAAGCAATTATTAGAATCACAAGGCATTCAATGTTACTTAGCTAATGAATCCTTGGTCAACTTAGCATGGCATCTCACAGTTGCCGTAGGCTGGATTAAATTACAAGTTAATCCTCAAGACATTGATTTAGCGAAAACACTTTTAACTGCTGATAATTTCGAGGTCCAAACATCAGTAGATGAATCATTACCAGATGATGAAGCTGATGATCTAGAAACACCTTCCTGGGCAGATAAAACCGCCGACAGAGCATTTCGAGCCGCCGTCATTAGTTTAATTGTTATTTTTCTGCCAATTCAACTTTATTCTTTATGGCTACTACTGCAATTGTTAGTTGCTCGTCAGCAGCTTAGTCAAAATAGACAATTAAAAGTGATTGTGGCATTGTTGATCGATTTACTTAACTTGTTGATTCTCTGGCAGATTTTCTTTTAA